Below is a window of Shewanella khirikhana DNA.
GCTTGCCAACCAGCAAAACCAGGACCCGACGATTAAAACCGGCGAGATCAGCGCCTCTTTCATGTGGGCCGTCGCCCGCTACAACGCCTGGTTTGGCTCCACCAGTTTTGAAACCAAAGAGCAGATGCAGGCCAAGAAGCAGGAAATGCTGGATTACTACATGGAGCGCTATAAAGAGATGCTCGATGCAAATCTTGATGATTATATTGAGAATTTTGACCACTACCGTTCCACCCAGAAGTAGGGAGGCTGATGCCCCAGCCTGCTCTGGCTGTTAACTCTATGTCGCTTTGCAAGCGACGGTAGGTCGTGGGTCTCCGACCCACACCCGGCCAAAAGGGGAACTACAGCGATCCCCTCTTGGATCTCCCGCGCCGCCCCTTACGAAGCCGAGAGCCCTTCAGGTTTATGGAATTGGTCTTGCTACTGCTTCGGACTCACATCCATGTTCGACCGAACCAGCCTCGACAGCCCTGTCTCGGCTACGCGCCCAATTCCAACACCTTCAACGGCTTCGAAGGGGGATATAGAAGTGAAACCTTTGGGCACTATGTTTGATGTAAGACTTGAGAGTGTCCTCACCCCCACCCACAAACACACAGAAAGTGACACAAATACGTCATTTTTTGCCAAAAAATTGGACATTGCGCATTTTTGAATGTAAATAAGGAATCTAAACGGCATGTCAAAACAGGATTGTTAGATGCTAGTAAAATTTACTACCTCGAATTTTGGATCGATCAAGGGTCGGCAAACGCTAGATATGAGAGCTGAGGCCTACTCTGAGATGAAAGACTCCAATCTCTTTACTTGGACAAGTTCATTCGACTCCCAGAAACTCCTCAACACAACTGCAATCTATGGGGCAAATGCAAGCGGTAAATCAAATTTAATTACCGCATTGTCCACTATGAAAACTATCATTAAAGACTCTGCTAAATGGCAAGTTGAGGAGCAATTACCATACGATCCGTATCGATTATCAAAAGAATATAGAAACGCCGAAACTGAATTTGAAATTGAGTTTATCGCTGACAACACAAGATATCTTTATGGATTTTCTTACAATAAAGACCAAATTGTTGG
It encodes the following:
- a CDS encoding DUF3144 domain-containing protein, with translation MSEKESATATDSQNAFYDRATAMIKLANQQNQDPTIKTGEISASFMWAVARYNAWFGSTSFETKEQMQAKKQEMLDYYMERYKEMLDANLDDYIENFDHYRSTQK